The following proteins are co-located in the Desulfoscipio sp. XC116 genome:
- a CDS encoding polysaccharide deacetylase family protein, translating into MVCSREQATTAAAIEPLYQGDENVKAMALTCNVFWGEEYMGRMLEVLEEKNVHMTFFIGGTWAEKFPELMKKIYEQGHEIGSHGYSHPHPDNLSKQENSLDITKAEKIIYDITGEKPRLYAPPYGERGPAVLEAAQELGYRTVLWSIDTVDWQRPAPEVISKRVFNKMENGAIVLMHPTAPTIHALPSIIDGLEEEGFQLITVGKMLEQKRE; encoded by the coding sequence ATGGTTTGTTCTCGTGAGCAGGCAACCACTGCCGCTGCAATTGAGCCCCTTTACCAGGGTGATGAAAATGTTAAGGCTATGGCATTGACATGTAATGTTTTCTGGGGCGAGGAATACATGGGGCGTATGCTGGAAGTCTTAGAGGAAAAAAATGTGCATATGACATTTTTTATTGGTGGCACCTGGGCGGAAAAATTCCCCGAACTGATGAAGAAAATATATGAACAAGGCCATGAAATCGGTAGCCACGGCTATTCCCATCCACATCCCGACAATCTATCAAAGCAGGAAAACTCGCTGGATATAACTAAAGCTGAAAAGATTATCTATGATATTACCGGTGAAAAACCTCGGCTTTATGCTCCTCCCTATGGGGAAAGAGGGCCGGCGGTATTGGAGGCCGCTCAGGAGTTGGGCTATCGTACCGTGCTGTGGAGTATTGACACAGTGGATTGGCAGCGTCCGGCTCCGGAAGTTATCAGTAAACGTGTCTTTAATAAAATGGAAAACGGTGCTATTGTATTAATGCATCCAACCGCGCCTACAATACACGCACTGCCATCTATAATTGACGGTTTAGAGGAAGAAGGCTTTCAATTAATTACTGTTGGAAAGATGTTGGAGCAGAAGCGGGAATGA
- a CDS encoding D-alanyl-D-alanine carboxypeptidase family protein codes for MRLIKFTAPWTLFLYLLSAVVCISPGMANEQQQLPQVSARSALLLDVNNGQILYEKGHREPRPIASTTKIMTAVVALGGADINNTVAVSPRAAAVGESSMYLEAGETLTLEQLLYGALLCSGNDACVAVAEHVAGTEDFFVQLMNEKAVLLGAEATSFRNTNGLPANGHYSTALDLALLARYALHDPAFCRIVKTRARIIEGPGGINHYLQNTNKLLWQYPGADGVKTGTTVAAGKCLVASATRGHRHLLAVVLNGSNRFADAGQMLDYGFNKFEDIQTVYAGAVHDRVGVTGGVAETVPVKAVDDITVNLRVDGTDRIEKRVKLVRSIDAPVCEGQLLGEIGVFVNGCKVGDTDIVASCTIDKMSLIQNSIKLVKDACR; via the coding sequence TTGCGTCTGATTAAATTCACTGCACCTTGGACTTTATTTCTTTATCTCTTAAGTGCTGTTGTATGTATCTCACCCGGTATGGCTAATGAACAACAGCAGCTTCCGCAGGTCAGTGCCCGGTCGGCATTATTGCTGGATGTTAATAACGGTCAAATTCTTTACGAAAAAGGTCATAGGGAGCCAAGGCCAATTGCCAGTACGACTAAAATAATGACGGCGGTGGTAGCTCTCGGTGGAGCGGATATAAATAATACTGTAGCGGTTAGCCCCCGGGCCGCAGCGGTTGGAGAATCTTCAATGTATCTTGAAGCGGGGGAAACACTTACCTTGGAACAACTGCTGTACGGCGCTCTGCTATGTTCCGGCAATGATGCCTGTGTGGCCGTTGCCGAACACGTGGCCGGCACGGAGGATTTCTTTGTGCAGTTGATGAATGAAAAGGCGGTGCTGCTGGGTGCCGAAGCGACCAGTTTTCGTAATACCAATGGTTTACCGGCTAACGGCCATTATTCCACCGCTCTTGATCTGGCATTGCTGGCACGTTATGCCTTGCATGACCCGGCGTTTTGCCGGATCGTTAAAACCCGTGCCCGGATAATCGAAGGGCCGGGTGGTATTAATCATTATTTGCAAAACACTAATAAATTACTATGGCAGTACCCCGGGGCTGACGGTGTTAAAACCGGTACCACCGTGGCGGCGGGTAAGTGTCTGGTCGCCTCTGCCACCAGGGGGCATAGACACTTATTGGCAGTGGTTTTAAATGGGAGTAACCGGTTTGCAGATGCCGGCCAAATGCTGGACTACGGCTTCAATAAGTTTGAAGATATACAAACCGTTTATGCCGGTGCCGTGCATGACAGGGTTGGAGTTACAGGCGGGGTTGCTGAAACGGTACCGGTTAAGGCGGTGGATGATATTACGGTTAATTTACGGGTGGACGGGACGGACCGGATTGAGAAAAGAGTAAAGCTGGTACGAAGCATTGACGCACCGGTATGTGAGGGGCAGCTATTGGGTGAAATCGGTGTTTTTGTAAACGGCTGCAAAGTGGGGGACACCGATATTGTGGCGAGCTGTACAATCGATAAAATGTCTTTAATCCAAAACTCAATAAAATTAGTGAAAGATGCTTGTCGTTAA
- a CDS encoding pitrilysin family protein → MIQVAELANGIKVLTENIPHVRSVAIGVWVDIGSRDESNELAGISHFIEHLMFKGTEKRTAKDIAEALDAVGGQLNAFTTKEYTCYYARVLDEHFPLGIDLLGDMLLNSSFNPADIERERNVILEEIKMYEDAPDELVHDVFAGTIWRGHPLGRPIIGDEKTVQGLSREQILSFYRKYYSSGNLVISVAGNFDQQKVINALNETFGKLAGAKKEKGYFLPEPARQVVCRVKDTEQVHICLGTPGLALDHEKIYVFQIVNTILGGGLSSRLFQEIREQRGLVYSIFSYHSSYHDSGLFCIYTGLSKQNVRAALELIVREIRRIQSNGVTLAELQRAKEQLKGNLLLSLENISTRMSRLGKSQMYLGKVVPPDEIVNRIMAVSDSDIKDLVRAVLKPENFCMASVGPWDDGDMLNNIINNM, encoded by the coding sequence GTGATACAGGTAGCCGAACTGGCTAATGGAATTAAAGTACTGACGGAGAATATACCGCATGTGCGTTCGGTAGCTATTGGAGTTTGGGTGGATATTGGCTCTCGGGATGAAAGTAATGAATTAGCGGGCATATCACATTTTATTGAACATTTAATGTTTAAAGGGACGGAAAAACGTACCGCTAAAGATATAGCGGAGGCACTGGACGCCGTGGGCGGACAGTTAAACGCCTTTACTACCAAGGAATATACTTGTTACTACGCCAGGGTTTTGGACGAACACTTTCCGCTGGGTATTGATTTGCTGGGTGACATGCTGCTGAATTCCAGTTTTAATCCGGCTGATATTGAACGGGAACGCAATGTTATTTTAGAAGAGATAAAAATGTATGAAGACGCTCCGGATGAACTGGTACATGATGTTTTTGCCGGTACCATTTGGCGGGGCCATCCGCTGGGCAGACCGATCATCGGTGATGAAAAAACCGTACAGGGACTATCCCGGGAACAAATACTGTCCTTTTATCGCAAGTACTATAGCTCCGGCAATCTAGTGATATCGGTAGCCGGCAACTTTGATCAGCAAAAGGTTATCAATGCTTTAAATGAAACCTTTGGCAAATTGGCCGGAGCAAAAAAAGAAAAAGGGTATTTTTTACCTGAACCGGCACGCCAGGTAGTCTGCCGGGTAAAAGATACCGAACAGGTACATATATGTCTTGGCACGCCCGGGCTGGCCTTGGATCATGAAAAGATATATGTTTTTCAAATTGTAAACACTATTTTAGGCGGAGGTTTAAGTTCCCGGCTTTTCCAGGAAATCAGGGAACAGCGTGGGCTGGTTTACTCCATATTTTCATACCACAGCTCGTATCACGATTCCGGTTTGTTCTGTATCTATACGGGGTTAAGCAAACAAAACGTACGGGCTGCCTTGGAACTGATTGTCAGGGAAATACGGCGTATCCAGTCAAATGGGGTGACTTTGGCCGAACTGCAACGGGCCAAGGAACAGCTGAAGGGAAACCTGTTGCTTAGCTTGGAAAATATTAGCACCAGGATGAGCAGGTTGGGTAAATCCCAAATGTATCTTGGCAAAGTTGTGCCGCCGGATGAAATCGTAAATCGTATTATGGCGGTATCGGACAGTGATATTAAAGATTTGGTCAGGGCAGTGTTAAAGCCGGAGAATTTCTGTATGGCCAGTGTGGGGCCATGGGATGACGGTGATATGCTGAATAATATCATTAATAATATGTGA
- the dut gene encoding dUTP diphosphatase, translating into MQIKFKKLNPAIGVSMPEPAYATSGAAGIDLPASLKEPLVVEPGEKILVPTGLAVDIPAGNMVGLVFVRSGLASKHGLTLANAVGVIDSDYKGEIICAIQNNGKEPYKIRPGDRIAQIVFMPCFQVEIAYTDELTPSARDRGGFGSTGR; encoded by the coding sequence GTGCAGATTAAATTTAAAAAACTAAACCCCGCCATTGGCGTTTCGATGCCCGAGCCGGCTTATGCCACTTCGGGGGCGGCCGGGATTGACTTGCCCGCTTCTTTAAAAGAACCGCTGGTGGTGGAACCGGGGGAGAAAATACTTGTCCCCACCGGGCTGGCGGTTGATATACCCGCTGGCAACATGGTGGGGCTGGTTTTTGTGCGCAGTGGGTTGGCGAGCAAACATGGCTTGACCCTCGCCAATGCGGTGGGGGTAATTGACAGTGATTATAAGGGTGAGATAATCTGTGCGATACAAAATAATGGTAAAGAACCTTATAAGATAAGACCGGGTGATAGGATTGCCCAGATTGTTTTTATGCCTTGCTTTCAGGTGGAGATTGCCTATACTGATGAGTTGACCCCTTCCGCCAGGGATCGGGGAGGTTTTGGGTCAACGGGCAGGTAA
- a CDS encoding YlmC/YmxH family sporulation protein, giving the protein MRLGELAGKEIININDGARLGVIGETDLAIDDETGQIKSIILPRKGNMLSLFAEKQELIIPWEAIKKVGFEVIIVELDQAIPRYGKYLV; this is encoded by the coding sequence ATGAGACTGGGCGAGTTGGCGGGAAAAGAGATTATCAATATAAACGATGGCGCCCGGTTGGGGGTGATTGGGGAAACCGATTTGGCCATCGATGACGAGACAGGACAGATAAAGTCTATTATATTGCCTCGCAAGGGTAATATGTTAAGTCTATTTGCTGAAAAACAGGAATTAATAATTCCATGGGAAGCAATAAAAAAGGTGGGGTTTGAAGTAATTATAGTGGAGCTTGACCAGGCTATACCCAGGTATGGTAAATATTTAGTGTAA
- the dapB gene encoding 4-hydroxy-tetrahydrodipicolinate reductase, translated as MIKVAISGVAGRMGREVLKTVLAAEDTELCAAIDVFNEGLDAGTLLGGEPLGIKIASNLAEALTASGAEVMVDFTGPRSVTANVLTALKAGVRPVVGTTGMSREDFIKVSELANNMHLGCIIAPNFAIGALLMIKFAAEAAKYFPHVEIIEKHHDQKLDAPSGTAIKTAEMILEQRGDFQQGLALEEEKIIGARGGKMPGGLRIHSVRLPGCVAHQEVIFGGVGQTLTIKHDSIARESFMPGVLTAIRAVPRLEGVVYGLENLLFE; from the coding sequence TTGATTAAAGTTGCTATTAGCGGTGTGGCCGGGCGGATGGGGCGAGAAGTGCTGAAAACTGTGCTGGCCGCTGAAGATACCGAATTATGCGCAGCCATTGATGTTTTTAACGAGGGATTGGATGCCGGTACGCTGTTGGGTGGCGAGCCTCTGGGTATTAAAATTGCCTCCAATCTGGCTGAGGCTCTGACTGCTTCCGGGGCGGAAGTAATGGTTGATTTTACCGGTCCCCGGTCGGTAACGGCAAATGTGTTAACAGCATTAAAAGCGGGTGTGCGTCCTGTTGTTGGCACCACAGGCATGTCCCGTGAGGATTTTATTAAAGTTTCCGAATTGGCTAATAATATGCATTTAGGGTGCATAATTGCGCCGAACTTTGCCATCGGGGCATTGTTAATGATAAAATTTGCTGCGGAGGCTGCTAAATATTTTCCCCATGTGGAAATAATTGAAAAGCATCATGACCAGAAACTAGATGCTCCTTCGGGTACAGCTATAAAAACCGCGGAGATGATTTTGGAGCAGCGGGGAGATTTTCAGCAAGGTTTGGCCTTGGAGGAAGAGAAAATAATTGGGGCCAGGGGCGGTAAAATGCCTGGTGGATTGCGTATTCACAGTGTCAGACTGCCTGGCTGTGTGGCTCACCAAGAAGTAATTTTCGGTGGTGTCGGTCAGACGTTGACTATAAAGCATGATTCGATCGCCAGGGAATCGTTTATGCCCGGCGTATTAACTGCCATTCGGGCAGTGCCGCGTCTGGAAGGAGTGGTATATGGTTTAGAAAACCTTTTGTTTGAATAA
- the dpsA gene encoding dipicolinate synthase subunit DpsA codes for MQILTGLAVAVMGGDAREITLVECLADAGATVKTLGLPVKGPNIIPCPEPEECLAGAQALILPVPGVNEQMELYSGYLNPRPVITRELLSLLPAGTPVLVGVARKSLRDLLEKNALELVELMKLDEVAILNSIPSAEGAVQMAMERLPITIHGSNVMVLGFGRTGQTLAQLLSNMHAYTTIAARNPAQLARAAVIGLKAINLKELVDYLCDVDVIFNTIPAPVINEEIMQRLPSTALIIDLASAPGGTDFEKAGELGIEAVLAPGLPGRVAPKTAGMILARVVPGILLQKTGR; via the coding sequence GTGCAAATTTTGACAGGCCTTGCGGTAGCTGTTATGGGCGGGGACGCCAGAGAAATTACCCTGGTAGAGTGTCTTGCCGATGCCGGGGCAACCGTTAAAACTTTGGGTTTACCGGTTAAGGGGCCAAATATAATCCCTTGTCCGGAGCCGGAGGAATGCCTGGCCGGGGCGCAGGCTTTAATTTTACCGGTACCGGGGGTTAATGAACAAATGGAACTCTATTCGGGTTACCTTAATCCCAGACCGGTAATTACCAGGGAGTTGCTGTCACTGTTACCTGCCGGGACCCCTGTTCTGGTGGGGGTGGCCAGAAAATCGCTGCGGGATCTGCTGGAAAAAAACGCTCTGGAACTTGTGGAGCTGATGAAACTTGATGAAGTGGCCATTTTGAATTCAATTCCTTCTGCGGAAGGGGCTGTGCAGATGGCTATGGAAAGGCTGCCTATTACCATTCATGGCAGTAATGTCATGGTACTGGGTTTTGGCCGTACCGGTCAAACGTTGGCCCAGTTGCTGTCGAATATGCATGCTTATACCACAATAGCAGCCCGGAATCCCGCCCAACTGGCCAGAGCGGCAGTCATAGGGTTAAAAGCGATTAACCTTAAAGAATTAGTAGACTATTTATGTGATGTGGATGTAATATTTAATACTATACCTGCGCCGGTTATTAATGAGGAAATAATGCAGAGGTTACCCTCGACGGCCCTGATTATCGACCTTGCTTCTGCTCCCGGGGGCACAGATTTTGAAAAGGCCGGGGAGCTGGGAATTGAGGCTGTTTTAGCGCCCGGCTTACCTGGCAGGGTGGCACCT